In the Candidatus Methylomirabilota bacterium genome, one interval contains:
- a CDS encoding efflux RND transporter permease subunit, translating to SLEGVRPYVREIRERLLRFPQVRVVVSQLGAPDDGTDPEAPDNAEFYVGLKPREEWPEKDKDKEKLVQAMTAALADIPGVSTNFSQPIKDNVDEALAGVKGELAIKLYGPDIFVMDGIAKQIAAVLKDIRGVADLDYDHCIGQPQFQIAIDRGAAARYGINIQDIQDTIEAATKGRAVTEIFEQERRFNLVVKLNQPGEPAARLRNVAVSAPSGERIPLSQLAEFARTDGLAEIFRENNVRRLSVKWSVRERDMGGLVAEAMQKVDAVVKLPPGYRMVWSGRFEDQQRALARLYIIVPLVVFIIFVLLFGAFNSVGDALLIMLNLPFALIGGTLALYFWQSNFNISAAVGYIAVFGVSVLNGTVLVSSIRHAFADGLPLRDAIVRGCELRFRPIMVAAIVAVIGFLPAALSQGIGAEIQRPLARVVIGGLISSTALTLLVLPAVYALFARRGSEQAGEPPGRQLD from the coding sequence TCGCTCGAGGGGGTCCGTCCCTATGTCCGGGAGATACGCGAGCGCCTGCTCAGGTTTCCGCAGGTCCGGGTCGTCGTGTCGCAGCTCGGCGCGCCGGACGACGGCACCGACCCCGAAGCCCCGGACAACGCGGAGTTCTACGTCGGGCTCAAGCCGCGCGAGGAATGGCCCGAGAAGGACAAGGACAAGGAGAAGCTGGTCCAGGCCATGACCGCCGCGCTCGCCGACATCCCCGGAGTAAGCACCAACTTCTCCCAGCCCATCAAGGACAACGTGGATGAGGCGCTGGCGGGGGTCAAGGGCGAGCTCGCCATCAAACTCTACGGCCCCGACATCTTCGTGATGGACGGCATCGCCAAGCAGATCGCCGCCGTCCTCAAGGACATCCGCGGCGTCGCCGACCTCGACTACGACCACTGCATCGGCCAGCCCCAGTTCCAGATCGCCATCGACCGCGGCGCGGCCGCCCGCTACGGCATCAACATCCAGGACATCCAGGACACCATCGAGGCCGCCACCAAGGGACGCGCCGTCACGGAGATCTTCGAGCAGGAGCGCCGCTTCAACCTCGTGGTGAAGCTGAACCAGCCCGGCGAGCCGGCGGCCCGCCTCCGCAACGTCGCGGTGAGCGCCCCGAGCGGCGAGCGCATCCCGCTGAGCCAGCTGGCGGAGTTCGCGCGAACAGACGGCCTTGCGGAGATCTTCCGCGAGAACAACGTCCGGCGCCTCTCCGTCAAGTGGAGCGTTCGGGAGCGGGACATGGGCGGCCTCGTCGCAGAGGCGATGCAGAAGGTGGACGCGGTGGTGAAGCTGCCTCCGGGCTACCGGATGGTCTGGAGCGGCCGTTTCGAGGACCAGCAGCGCGCCCTTGCGCGCCTCTATATCATCGTGCCGCTGGTCGTCTTCATCATCTTCGTGCTGCTCTTCGGCGCCTTCAACTCCGTGGGCGACGCGCTCTTGATCATGCTCAATCTGCCCTTCGCGCTCATCGGCGGGACGCTCGCCTTGTACTTCTGGCAGAGCAACTTCAACATCTCGGCGGCGGTCGGCTACATCGCCGTCTTCGGCGTCAGTGTGCTGAACGGTACGGTCCTGGTCTCCTCCATCCGCCACGCCTTCGCCGATGGGCTGCCGCTCCGCGACGCGATCGTCCGGGGCTGCGAGCTCCGCTTCAGACCTATCATGGTCGCGGCCATCGTAGCCGTCATCGGATTCTTGCCCGCGGCGCTCAGCCAGGGCATCGGCGCCGAGATCCAGCGGCCCCTCGCCCGGGTCGTCATCGGCGGACTCATCTCCTCGACGGCGCTGACGCTTCTCGTCCTGCCTGCCGTCTACGCGCTTTTCGCGCGGCGCGGGTCTGAGCAGGCTGGCGAACCCCCTGGTCGGCAATTGGACTAG